The proteins below are encoded in one region of Cucurbita pepo subsp. pepo cultivar mu-cu-16 chromosome LG10, ASM280686v2, whole genome shotgun sequence:
- the LOC111803161 gene encoding pentatricopeptide repeat-containing protein At5g03800 — protein MAAIVPHSANAISAASLLPSTILFRFPSMPINSSPSTPPPPLLSKTSLSLCNPKPCYLPLNSTSPTHFLACAQSAVSISEPLFASRSVYSSTSPITSGFDLLRLSTRYGDADLARAVHACFLKLEEDVYLGNALIAAYLRLGLVRDADKVFSGLSCPNVVSYSAMISGFSKSNREDEAVELFFAMLDSGIEPNEYTFVAILTACIRNMDYQLGSQIHDIIIKLGYLNCVFICNALLGFYSKCGFLELVLRLFDEMPERDITSWNTVISSLVNEFRYDEAFDYFRGMQRSEGLRVDHFSLSTLLTASTGSVKPMKGQQLHALGLKVGLESHLSVSNSLIGFYTKCGSVNDVMKLFEAMPIRDVITWTGMITSYMEFGKSDLAVEVFNNMPERNCVSYNAVLAGLSRNGDGSRALELFIEMLDEGMEISDCTLTSIINACGLLKNLKLSQQIQGFIIKFGILSNSCIETALVDMYTRLGRMADAEKMFHQRSLENDYTAMLTSMICGYARNKQLNEAISLFHSGQSEGAIVMDEVVSTSILSLCGSIGFHEMGKQMHCHALKSGLITDTGVGNATVSMYSKCWNMDDAVRVFDTMNTQDIVSWNGLISGHLLHRQGDKTLEIWKKMEKAGVKPDNITFVLVISAYKHTEFDLVDSCRSLFFSMKTKYNIKPTSEHYASFISVLGRWGHLEEAEETIRRIPFEPGVNVWRALLDSCRINKNERLEKLAARCILAVEPKDPFTYILKSNLYSASGRWHYSEKVREDMREKGFRKHPSQSWIIHENRIHSFYARDKSHPQVKDIYSGLDILVLECLKAGYVPDTSFVLQEVEEHQKKEFLFYHSGKLAATFGILMTRPGQPVRIVKSVRLCGDCHTFLKYVSIITRRKIFVRDTSGFHCFADGQCSCKDYW, from the coding sequence ATGGCAGCCATTGTTCCGCACTCTGCAAACGCCATTTCTGCagcttctcttcttccttccacCATCCTTTTCCGCTTTCCTTCTATGCCCATTAATTCTTCACCTTCAACGCCACCGCCGCCACTTTTATCCAAAACTTCTTTATCTCTCTGTAACCCAAAGCCTTGTTACCTCCCACTCAATTCCACATCTCCGACCCATTTCCTAGCCTGCGCACAATCCGCTGTGTCAATTTCAGAACCCCTTTTCGCTTCACGCTCTGTATATAGCTCTACCTCTCCAATTACTTCCGGCTTCGATTTGCTTCGCTTATCCACTCGCTATGGTGACGCTGACCTCGCCAGAGCTGTTCATGCTTGTTTTCTCAAGCTCGAGGAAGATGTTTATCTGGGTAATGCTCTAATTGCTGCTTATCTCAGGTTGGGGCTTGTTCGAGATGCTGATAAAGTCTTTTCTGGCCTTTCGTGTCCTAATGTGGTGTCTTATTCGGCGATGATTTCTGGGTTTTCCAAGTCGAACCGGGAAGATGAAGCTGTTGAGCTTTTCTTTGCGATGTTGGACTCGGGTATTGAGCCGAATGAATACACTTTTGTTGCAATTTTGACTGCTTGCATTCGAAACATGGATTATCAATTAGGTTCTCAAATTCATGATATTATCATCAAATTGGGGTACCTGAATTGTGTTTTCATTTGCAATGCACTTTTGGGATTCTATAGTAAGTGTGGGTTTTTGGAACTTGTACTTAGATTGTTCGACGAAATGCCTGAGAGAGACATTACTTCGTGGAATACTGTTATCTCTAGTTTGGTGAATGAGTTCAGGTATGATGAAGCGTTCGATTACTTTCGTGGTATGCAACGAAGTGAGGGGCTCAGAGTGGatcatttctctctttctaCTCTATTGACAGCTTCTACTGGCAGTGTTAAGCCAATGAAGGGCCAACAACTTCACGCTCTTGGATTGAAGGTCGGGCTGGAGTCTCATTTGAGCGTGAGCAATTCTCTTATTGGGTTCTATACTAAATGTGGGAGTGTAAACGATGTAATGAAACTGTTTGAGGCAATGCCAATAAGAGATGTTATTACTTGGACAGGAATGATAACATCATACATGGAATTCGGAAAGTCGGATTTGGCAGTCGAAGTGTTTAATAACATGCCAGAGAGGAATTGTGTCTCTTACAATGCAGTTTTGGCTGGACTTTCTAGGAATGGCGACGGGTCGAGAGCTCTGGAGCTTTTCATCGAAATGTTGGATGAGGGCATGGAAATATCAGATTGCACATTGACTAGCATCATCAATGCTTGTGGGTTGCTCAAGAATTTGAAACTCAGCCAGCAGATTCAAGGCTTCATCATCAAGTTTGGGATTTTGTCAAATTCTTGTATTGAAACAGCATTGGTTGACATGTATACAAGGTTAGGGAGGATGGCGGATGCAGAAAAGATGTTTCATCAGCGTTCATTAGAGAATGACTACACTGCAATGCTAACATCAATGATTTGTGGGTATGCTCGAAACAAGCAACTTAATGAAgcaatctctctctttcactctGGTCAATCTGAAGGAGCTATTGTCATGGATGAAGTTGTGTCAACGTCAATACTCTCTCTTTGTGGAAGTATAGGTTTTCATGAGATGGGGAAGCAAATGCATTGCCATGCACTTAAATCAGGTCTCATAACTGATACAGGCGTCGGAAACGCAACCGTTAGCATGTACTCGAAGTGCTGGAATATGGACGATGCCGTCCGAGTCTTCGACACAATGAACACACAAGACATAGTTTCCTGGAATGGTTTGATTTCTGGACATTTGCTTCATAGACAGGGTGATAAAACCTTGGAAATCTGGAAGAAGATGGAGAAAGCAGGAGTAAAACCTGACAATATTACGTTTGTTTTGGTCATTTCAGCGTACAAACACACTGAATTTGATTTAGTAGATAGCTGTCGTAGCTTATTTTTCTCTATGAAAACTAAGTACAATATCAAACCCACATCAGAGCATTATGCCTCCTTTATCAGTGTTTTGGGTCGTTGGGGTCATCTCGAAGAAGCTGAAGAAACAATCAGAAGGATACCTTTCGAACCGGGCGTTAATGTCTGGCGCGCTTTGCTTGATAGTTGTAGAATCAACAAAAACGAAAGGCTGGAAAAGCTTGCTGCAAGATGCATACTGGCTGTGGAACCAAAAGATCCATTTACTTACATACTTAAATCGAATCTATACTCTGCCTCAGGGAGATGGCATTATTCTGAAAAGGTAAGAGAGGATATGAGGGAGAAAGGATTCAGGAAACACCCAAGTCAGAGTTGGATCATCCATGAGAACAGAATTCATTCATTCTATGCCAGAGACAAGTCCCATCCCCAAGTAAAAGACATTTACAGTGGACTAGACATTCTAGTCTTGGAATGTTTAAAAGCTGGTTATGTTCCAGACACGAGTTTTGTTCTTCAAGAAGTAGAGGAACACCAAAAGAAGGAATTTTTGTTCTATCACAGTGGGAAATTAGCTGCAACTTTCGGCATTCTAATGACGAGACCGGGACAGCCCGTCCGAATCGTGAAGAGTGTCCGTTTGTGTGGGGATTGCCATACCTTCTTGAAATATGTTTCTATTATTACCAGAAGGAAAATATTTGTCAGGGATACTTCAGGATTCCATTGCTTTGCAGATGGCCAATGCTCATGTAAAGATTACTGGTAA
- the LOC111804140 gene encoding probable glycosyltransferase At5g03795, translating to MKLPLFMIPLIAACLFVILGPPFLSDWLTFLDRYASFRSSLSSSSSEMNSHSNATAALPVPVTVDGQTVEQQQQQQQQQQQPLFNHSVSNHSVLASSSSSSPPPPPIDEMQILPPNRTRVNEEFLETAINEVTKNASAGSNYEPAAKARKQRRYTKLERIEAELRGARAAIREAMFQNQTQDSDFVPSGPMYWNAKTFHRSYQEMEKELKIFVYEEGEPPLFHNGPCKNIYSTEGNFIHAIEMDSRFRTNDPNKAHVFFLPLSVVMLVRFVYVRDSHDFTPLRRTVADYVNVIGTKYPFWNRTLGADHFMLSCHDWGPEVSKSEPHLYKNSIRVLCNANTSEGFNPSKDVSLPEINLQTGVLTGFLGGPSPSRRPILAFFAGGLHGPIRPILIQQWENKDQDIRVHQYLPEGVSYIEMMRKSRFCLCPSGYEVASPRIVEAIYTGCVPVLISDHYVPPFSDVLNWKSFSVEVSVNDIPNLKKILAGISTRQYLRMYRRVVNVRRHFVVNFPPKRFDVYHMILHSVWLRRLNLGLRDH from the exons ATGAAGTTGCCGCTTTTTATGATTCCTCTGATCGCTGCTTGTCTTTTTGTCATTTTGGGTCCGCCGTTCTTGTCGGACTGGCTCACTTTCCTTGATCGATATGCTTCATTCCGGagctctctttcttcttcctcctcagAAATGAATTCTCATTCAAATGCCACGGCGGCGCTACCGGTGCCGGTGACGGTGGATGGTCAAACAGtggaacaacaacaacaacaacaacaacaacaacaacaacctcTGTTTAACCACTCTGTTTCAAATCACTCTGttcttgcttcttcttcttcttcttctccaccgcCACCACCGATCGACGAAATGCAGATTCTTCCACCG AATAGGACGAGAGTCAACGAAGAGTTTCTAGAAACCGCCATTAATGAAGTGACCAAGAACGCTTCTGCTGGAAGTAATTATGAACCGGCGGCGAAAGCCAGAAAACAGAGGAGATATACAAAATTGGAGAGAATCGAAGCGGAGCTAAGAGGAGCAAGAGCCGCCATTAGAGAAGCCATGTTCCAAAACCAAACACAAGATTCCGACTTCGTTCCTTCTGGACCAATGTATTGGAATGCCAAAACTTTTCACAG GAGTTACCAAGAAATGGAGAAGGAGCTGAAGATCTTCGTGTACGAAGAAGGAGAGCCTCCCCTGTTTCACAATGGCCCCTGCAAGAACATTTACTCAACGGAAGGGAATTTCATCCATGCCATCGAGATGGACTCCCGGTTTCGAACCAACGACCCCAACAAAGCCCAtgtcttcttccttcctctGAGTGTTGTCATGCTCGTTCGGTTCGTCTACGTTCGCGACTCCCATGACTTCACTCCACTACGACGCACCGTCGCTGATTATGTCAATGTCATCGGAACCAAATATCCATTCTGGAACCGCACCCTCGGCGCTGATCATTTCATGCTCTCCTGCCACGATTGG GGTCCGGAAGTATCAAAATCAGAACCCCATTTGTACAAGAACTCCATTCGGGTACTGTGCAACGCCAACACATCCGAAGGCTTCAACCCATCAAAGGACGTATCACTCCCGGAAATCAATCTGCAGACGGGTGTGTTGACAGGATTTCTAGGTGGCCCATCTCCCTCGCGCCGCCCAATTCTGGCTTTCTTCGCCGGCGGACTTCACGGCCCAATAAGGCCCATTCTAATCCAGCAATGGGAGAACAAGGACCAGGATATTCGAGTCCACCAGTACCTCCCGGAAGGGGTCTCTTACATTGAGATGATGAGGAAGAGCAGGTTCTGCCTCTGCCCCAGCGGCTACGAAGTCGCCAGTCCCAGAATCGTGGAGGCCATTTACACCGGCTGCGTTCCGGTCCTCATTTCCGATCACTACGTCCCGCCGTTCAGCGACGTCCTCAATTGGAAATCTTTCTCCGTCGAAGTCTCCGTCAACGACATTCCGAACTTGAAGAAGATCCTGGCCGGAATATCGACGCGGCAGTACCTGAGAATGTACCGGAGAGTGGTCAACGTTAGAAGACACTTCGTAGTCAACTTTCCGCCGAAGAGATTCGATGTTTACCATATGATCCTTCATTCTGTGTGGCTTAGAAGACTCAATCTTGGACTACGGGATCATTGA
- the LOC111804378 gene encoding sulfite exporter TauE/SafE family protein 4, whose protein sequence is MATSGFLLYLLSASSIAILSVLYLSSPSSSPSSSFVLSDSLSTDKIWPDLELSWRLVVATVIGFLGSACGTVGGVGGGGIFVPMLTLIIGFDTKSAAAISKCMIMGASSSSVWYNLRVAHPTKDVPIIDHDLALLFQPMLMLGITVGVSLSVVFPYWLITVLIIILFIGTSSRSFFKGIEMWKEETILKKEFAKQSETFVNSRGELLIDVEYDPLIPKEQKTALELMCFNLRWKRTSILLAVWISFLILQVVKNDVAVCSPWYWILFSLQFPVAFAVFGYEARKLYNEHKKRMEAGNLEHICEASIGWTGTHLAFCALCGIVGGTVGGLLGSGGGFVLGPLLLEIGVVPQVASATATFVMMFSSSLSVVEFYLLHRFPIPFALYLTSVSVLAGFWGQFFVRKMIAILRRASLIVFVLSGVIFASAITMGIVGVSKSITMIHNHEFMGFLDFCSSQ, encoded by the exons ATGGCTACTTCTGGGTTTCTTCTTTACCTACTTTCTGCCTCTTCCATCGCCATTCTCTCTGTTCTGTACCTCTCTagcccttcttcttctccttcttcctccttcGTCCTATCCGATTCTCTCTCCACCGACAAAATATGGCCG GATTTGGAGCTGAGTTGGAGGCTTGTGGTGGCGACGGTGATTGGATTTCTCGGCTCCGCCTGCGGAACCGTCGGAGGAGTTGGTGGCGGCGGCATTTTTGTCCCTATGCTTACTTTGATTATTGGGTTCGACACCAAATCTGCTGCTGCCATTTCCAAAT GTATGATAATGGGGGCTTCCTCCTCGTCGGTTTGGTACAATTTGAGAGTGGCGCATCCAACGAAGGATGTGCCGATTATAGACCATGATTTGGCGTTGCTGTTTCAGCCCATGTTGATGCTTGGAATCACCGTTGGTGTTTCCCTTAGCGTTGTTTTCCCCTATTGGCTCATCACTGTTCTCATCATTATCCTCTTTATTG GGACTTCCTCCAGGTCTTTCTTCAAGGGAATTGAGATGTGGAAAGAAGAAACCATTCTAAAG AAAGAATTCGCCAAACAAAGTGAGACTTTTGTGAATTCTCGTGGCGAAT TATTGATTGATGTAGAGTATGACCCACTGATACCCAAAGAGCAGAAGACAGCACTG GAATTAATGTGCTTCAATCTTAGGTGGAAAAGGACCTCCATTTTGTTGGCTGTCTGGATTTCTTTCCTCATACTTCAAGTTGTTAAG AATGATGTAGCAGTTTGTAGCCCTTGGTATTGGATCCTCTTCTCCTTGCAG TTTCCTGTAGCATTTGCAGTGTTTGGATATGAAGCAAGAAAGCTATACAATGAACATAAGAAGAGGATGGAGGCAGGAAACTTGGAACACATTTGTGAGGCTTCAATAGGATGGACTGGCACACACCTTGCTTTCTGTGCACTTTGTGGCATTGTAGGAGGCACTGTTGGAGGCCTTTTGGGTTCTGGTGGTGGCTTTGTTTTAGGCCCTTTGCTCTTGGAGATTGGCGTTGTCCCTCAGGTTGCTAGTGCTACTGCCACTTTTGTTATGATGTTCTCCTCATCCTTGTCTGTTGTTGAATTCTACTTGCTCCACAGATTCCCCATTCCATTTG CTCTGTATCTTACGTCGGTGTCGGTTTTAGCCGGGTTCTGGGGGCAGTTCTTTGTTAGAAAAATGATCGCCATTCTGAGACGAGCCTCACTTATTGTGTTTGTACTCTCTGGTGTCATCTTTGCCAGTGCCATCACCATGG GCATTGTAGGAGTATCGAAAAGTATAACGATGATACATAATCATGAGTTCATGGGGTTCTTGGATTTCTGCAGCAGCCAGTGA
- the LOC111803100 gene encoding 60S ribosomal protein L24-like: MVLKTELCRFSGAKIYPGRGIRFIRADSQVFLFANSKCKRYFHNKLKPSKLTWTAMYRKQHKKDIAQEAVKKRRRTTKKPYSRSIVGATLEVIQKKRAEKPEVRDAAREAALREIKERIKKTKDEKKAKKAEVTAKTQKTQNKANVGRGAAPKGPKLGGGGGKR, from the exons ATGGTGTTGAA GACCGAGCTTTGTCGTTTCAGTGGCGCTAAGATATATCCCGGTAGAGGAATCAGATTTATCCGTGCTGATTCACAG GTTTTCCTGTTTGCAAACTCCAAATGCAAGAGGTACTTCCATAACAAATTGAAGCCTTCTAAGCTCACCTGGACAGCCATGTACAGGAAGCAACATAAGAAG GATATTGCTCAAGAGGCTGTGAAGAAGAGGAGACGTACCACTAAGAAGCCCTACTCGAGGTCCATAGTGGGTGCTACATTGGAGGTTATCCAGAAGAAGAGAGCTGAGAAGCCCGAGGTTCGTGACGCTGCTAGAGAAGCAGCCCTCCG TGAAATTAAGGAGAGAATTAAGAAAACGAAGGATGAAAAGAAGGCAAAGAAGGCAGAAGTGACGGCAAAAACACAGAAGACACAGAACAAGGCTAACGTTGGTAGGGGAGCTGCACCGAAAGGACCAAAGCTTGGTGGTGGCGGTGGCAAACGTTGA
- the LOC111804242 gene encoding putative homeobox-leucine zipper protein ATHB-51: MEWNSGSLIPTFVSPPSPYNYYYNYNLDQFPVLETKKQAVECVVGGVDEEKRKKKNRLSEDQLERLERCFQEEGKLEPDTKMQLSKELGLQPRQIAVWFQNRRARWRTKQLEYLYDTLKQEFDTISKEKHTLQQEVLKLRSMLREQTMRNQEPMAYEDVSGEATVESTSVGNYMYNNVEDFNQISGSGPPFWWGAEAAHRPSYP; this comes from the exons atggaGTGGAATAGTGGCAGTCTCATTCCTACCTTTGTTTCTCCACCGTCGCCCTACAACTATTACTACAATTACAATTTGGATCAGTTTCCTG TGTTAGAGACGAAGAAGCAGGCGGTGGAATGTGTGGTTGGAGGAGTGGATgaggagaagaggaagaagaagaacaggtTGAGTGAGgatcagttggagaggttaGAGAGATGCTTTCAAGAGGAAGGGAAGCTTGAGCCTGATACCAAAATGCAGCTATCAAAGGAACTTGGGCTCCAACCAAGGCAAATTGCTGTTTGGTTTCAAAATAGAAGAGCTCGTTGGAGGACTAAGCAGCTTGAGTATCTCTATGATACCCTCAAACAAGAATTTGACACCATTTCTAAGGAAAAACACACCCTTCAACAAGAG GTGTTGAAGCTAAGAAGCATGCTACGAGAACAAACGATGAGGAATCAAGAGCCGATGGCATACGAGGATGTCTCCGGGGAAGCGACGGTGGAAAGCACGTCGGTGGGTAATTACATGTACAATAATGTGGAAGATTTCAACCAAATTTCAGGTTCAGGTCCTCCATTCTGGTGGGGTGCTGAGGCTGCTCACCGCCCTTCTTATCCTTAA